The proteins below come from a single Macaca fascicularis isolate 582-1 chromosome 9, T2T-MFA8v1.1 genomic window:
- the COMMD3 gene encoding COMM domain-containing protein 3, whose product MELSESVQKGFQMLADPGSFDSNAFTLLLRAAFQSLLDAQADEAVLDHPDLKHIDPVVLKHCHAAAATYILEAGKHRADKSTLSTYLEDCKFDRERIELFCTEYQNNKNSLEILLGSIGRSLPHITDVSWRLEYQIKTNQLHKMHRPAYLVTLSIQNTDSPSYPEISFSCSMEQLQDLVGKLKDASKSLERATQL is encoded by the exons ATGGAGCTCTCCGAGTCTGTGCAGAAAGGCTTCCAGATGCTGGCGGATCCCGGCTCCTTCGACTCCAACGCCTTCACGCTTCTCCTCCGGGCGGCTTTCCAGAGCCTGCTGGACGCCCAGGCGGACGAGGCCGTGTTAG atcATCCAGACTTGAAACATATCGACCCAGTGGTTTTAAAACATTGTCATGCAGCAGCTGCAACTTACATACTAGAGGCAGGAAAGCACCGAGCTGACAAGTCAACTCTAAG caCTTATCTAGAAGACTGTAAATTTGACAGAGAGCGAATAGAACTGTTTTGCACGGAATATCag aATAATAAGAATTCCCTAGAAATCCTACTGGGAAG CATAGGTAGATCTCTCCCTCATATAACGGATGTTTCTTGGCGCTTGGAATATCAGATAAAG ACCAATCAACTTCATAAGATGCACAGACCTGCATATTTGGTGACCTTAAGTATACAG AACACTGATTCCCCATCCTACCCAGAGATTAGTTTTAGTTGCAGCATGGAACAATTACAG GACTTGGTGGGGAAACTTAAAGATGCTTCGAAAAGCCTGGAAAGAGCAACTCAGTTGTAA